A window of Microtus pennsylvanicus isolate mMicPen1 chromosome 16, mMicPen1.hap1, whole genome shotgun sequence genomic DNA:
GGAATCCCACCTGGGAGTTGTTTCAACATTTTCTCCCACTGGGCAACTAAACTAAAGACACACACCAAAAATGCCTCAAAGCCTTGAACACATTCCTGAATATCTGTCTTGGTTCAAATAAAGCCATCACTGGAAAATTATGCAAAGtacatctttttaaattatgtaaccTGCTACTGTGTTAAACCCAAGATTAACAGAACAGTGAATGTCTGAGGATGGCTATTCCCTAAGGCTTTGCTTCACGAGTCGGATAATGGGTCTAATTTTTAGCCGATGTCCCTTCTCTGTTTATTTCCTGATgaactgtcatgaaaagttctttaatgtgttctttttctctgtgtgtgattccTTCTCTTTCCAGTCAATGGAACCCCTGGTAGTCAGCTCTCCACTCCACGCTCGGGCAAGTCACCAAGTCCATCCCCCACCAGCCCAGGAAGCCTGCGGAAGCAGAGGGTAAGGGCATGAGCAAGCCACCTGTTTAAGAGCTGTCTTGGTTTCGGTGCGGAGTGGTATGGATGCCAGCAGAAAGTGCTGCTTCTCTGgagggaagggggtaaggggtaACCCGTGTGCCACTCGCCATTGCTGTGACTCGGGTAGAACCCAGGTCTCTCAGTTTCCACAAATTTGTCCACTTTTAATTCTGAGTAACATGGACCCTTGCTGCTTCTGTTTTAAATGCCCTCTTGTTTGTTCATAATGCATTACTTTATTATGTATGCCAGTGTCCTTAGTTGTAATTAGTGTCACTAGATACTGCCATTAATCACCAGCCCCTTGAAGGACAGGCACAACATCCTAGTGGGAAATTGCGCAGAGGCAAGCAGGGTGgtccagagaagctggaggagccGTAAAGCAGGGCATGGGAACGTAGGATGCCAGTTTTGTGAATGGACCCACACCGAGCACAtcttcttgtgtttatttttagccTCTCGTGTAATAGCAGAGAAATCAACTGAGCTCAGAGACAAGTGTGTAAAAGTAACTGGATAGGGTGTTAGCTTCTTCGGGTTAAGCAAGGGGGTGACCGTTAATTCTTCATCTGGAATGAAAAGACTCAAATTCTCTTCACTCCCTGTGGTGCTCATCCATTCCAGTCATACTAAGGCCAGAAGATAAGaactgggaaagggaaaagggaaagggcaACTGGAAAATGTAGATGCGCCCCTCAGGGTCCTGCTTTCAGAAAAGAGGTAGGAGAATATGTATCCTTAGGTAGCTTGCATGATGGCACCCACTGAAATGGTTTAACAAACAGAAATCTCAAAAACCATTAAACATcagagttttaaaatttaatttctcttaTTATGCATTTAAATGAAACTTCTAAATTTGATAAATTTAAGCTCACCAAATATGGAAGTCCCTCTCTTTCAAGTTTTCTACACAAGTTGGATCTTTAGGCTGCCAAAATCCATTAGCCATTTTTAAGTGGGGGGCCAAAAAGAAATCAGCTAGTCTGCAGTCATTTGAACCTCTTGTCCCAAATTTCTTTCTCTGCTGGTTCTCCTGGTGTTGAGTCAAGCTTGTACAGTCTGCTAAAGCCTGTGGTTTATATCTGCTTCTCTAGTCAATGGTGGGATCGTTAGAGAAATCTGTCTTCTATCCTGAGTGATTTCAGGAACCACTGATGCTGGTGCAGAATTGGCTACATGCATTCACTGTCTTAAGAGATTGTCCTTAGGCGAGGGAAGAGCCAGTGTGGCCATTCTGTGCTCACAAATGCCAGCTCGCAAGGTTCCACCCTGTAGACACAGCCAGAGATCTAGCATAGAGAATGTCTCAGGAGTGTCCTCTCTCTCCAAGTGTATGTGTGCTTCAGAGAACACACCTAGCAGAGGAACGAAAATAGCTTTGGATCCATTGAACTCAGCCTCACACTTTACTGATCTATCTCAGGTTTAGTTGTTGAGACTAAATTCAGAACGATTGGGAATACTTGCCAGCTTCTCTCTCTAGGTGTTTGACCCCTCCATCTTGGGAGTAAAAAGTTTCGCTCAGTTGTCCTTTACTAGGAAAATGAGGTCAGAAtttgcatctttttcttcttagcttcagtgggatttttttttttgttcaactGAGGCAGAAAAAATTCATCCAACTTTGTAGGCATTGACTTACATAATTAACACTTTATTGTGGTGCATAAATAATTAGCAGGTGTGGCTCTCTGACAGGTTTTTTTCGTCTTGCCATCTAAACCACTGGGTTGGCGCTATCACAGAGGAAGCCAAGATTCTCTCATTTACTTTTAGGAGGACAGAGAATCACCATctgaaaacatttattaaacacaTGTTGTAAGCAGGATAGCAAACGCATTCAAAGATGGTTTAGTTTCTAGGCTTTTGAGTTTAGCTACATGTATTCCGAGACGGCTCTGTTTCCAAGCCTTTGAATTTATGGACGCCCCTCCATCTCTGTACCATGGAGACATTTCCAGCTGCTTTGGTGAGAGGCactttcatctttttgtgtcgACAACTGCATCGAATAACCCCTCCCTGTCAAAATGGGACCAGAATATCCCTTCAAACTGTTCCTGTTTCAAATTTGGTTATTACTCTTTTCAAATGGTTGGCTATTCTTCTGTGCAGGAAATGCTGAAATAAGTGAAAGATGGCCTGAACTAAAAGAAGACACtgcaaagaataaattaattccTTTTATTGCAAATTAGAAAACAGTAGTcacttctattttttctttctgtgttgccTAGTAACATAGCCAAAAAATAAGTTGGCAAAGCCATCCagagccacacacatacacacacatgcacacatacacacacacttacacacatatacccacatacatacacgtacacatacTTTAAATACAGGATCAgagctaattttttaaaagaatatgatatttttttaaaagttaaaaaaaatctgtattttactTGCATTAACTATGATTTAGGCTGTTTTCCTTCCCTTAAGATCATGTTTCTAAATGACTTCTTTTTGACATTTTAGAATAGTCATAGGAGAGACACGTCAGCATGTCACAGCTCTTTCTTCATAAACACACTGGAGACAGTGGACCCAGCGCCCTTCCTATATACACAAAGCACAATTAGTTAAGTGGCCACCTAGAAGTGTCTGCCTGGCCTCAGAAGTCAACTTCTGAGGCTCTTTTCCCATCCACGAATGTTTTTTGGACCCTTTTCTTAAgacatcaagaaaaaaatgtgttaaatgtGTTATGTTGTGTAGGTTGAATGAAGCTCCCCGTCACACCCCCACATCGCTGACTCTTGTGGATTAACTGATCCAGCAGAGGATGTAGGAGTGGGTGGCCCCAAACTGGAGAAAAGCCAACTGTAGACGCTCTTGGTAGAACTATGCTGGTTGCTTGGCTACTAACACTGAGATAGAGtagcagacagaggcagaaagaggctgggaagagatggagaaggagttAGGAGCTAGAAGAGTagttgggatgggatggggatgtgGATAATGGAGATTTCTTCCAGTCACCCAAACATAAAACTGTGAAAGGACAAAGTGTGTTGgttttacactgtgtgtgtgcaactACACACTAGAGTTACATCCCAGAATATCCTGAGTGCCAGCTGCTCATCTCATAAGTTATTTGGTGAGGTAAACATATTCTTCTACCCAGAAGAAAAAGTCCATAGAATTGCCTAGGCACAGAATAGCATAGTTGACCTTGGCTGGCAGCAAGGGCCATATAACTCCACCTGGACAtgatggaaggcaggaaggagcccCTGATAGCGCAGGGAGCATTTGTCGTGCCAACGAAATGAAATCATCACTCTGCCTGTGTTATCCTCTCTCTTATCCAAAGCTGATGAGTTGAGTAGTTCTAATGATGTTAGAAGCCAAGGACCCATCCCTTTCCAAGTTGCTCCTCTGGGAGCGACAGCGAACCCGAGAAAGATGAGTAAACAAATCTGTCCTGCCCTTCATCTTACAGGACCTGTACCGCCCCCTCTCATCGGATGATTTGGACTCAGTAGGAGACTCAGTGTAAAAGACACAATGGAGCGATATGTATGGTTTGTGATGGGATCAAGATTTCCCATTTTCTAAGCAAGCGTCTAACAGCAAAATACACAAAAGAGTTTTGCATAAATAAgacctacagaaacaagcatgcaGACATTTTCTACCCATGGTCTTCTTAtttggaagaattttttaaagtatctccTCCATTTGATATAACTGAGGAGAGTTTGAATACAATATTTGCTCCATCACTTTTTACGAGTAAGGTCTGGTTCCAGGCAAATTTCATATATGAATCTAATATTGAGTACAAGAACCACCCTAACAGTCCAACATTACAGAGTTCCCCTTTCTATAAATGAGCTTTCTTTTTAATCATCGTAGACATATAGGTACAATTTTTCTGCacttaatataaaacaaatttaagtaACAGTAGCAGGCATGTTTTTTCTAAAAGGTacaccctttttaaaaaaatcatatggttgtttagttattttattgtaaaatactGCAAAACCTCTTCATGATTTTTCTGAATGAATGTCTCTGAAGAGGAGTAGAAGCTCCTGCAGGAGACGTCTCACAACTGACATTAGGCAGAAAGAATCTTTTCTGCTTTTCCTGTCACATCGATTTTATTTTCCAACGttatcttttataaaaaatagtttcagctacacagaaaaaatgaAGAACTTGGCCTTATTAATTATACAATGCTTCCCTACAACACCAGCAgtacattatatttatatttttttcagctATGTGAAGTTTTTGacctaaaaacaaaaattgacttgctctttctttttttttcaaaaaaaaaaacccaaaaaaacaaaaaactcagttTAAGAATTGAAATTCTTCTAAATGGGGCTTATGTACGTTTGGGCCTGCAGAGATCCAAAACTCCATTCTGATCATTCCTGGATCTTGTTTGGGAAATCTTTATATGCAAAACTCCTTTTGTGTCAACCAAGTGCGTCTATGATTATAACCCACTGTTAAATGTTAACCTACTAATTCCTCTCTAGCTCTCTAGTTTCAAGAGTGAAAGTCAGCTTTGCTTCCACgtaaagcaattatttttaaatctggATGTTAGAAATCAGTGCGTATGGTGTATTGTATTTAGACCATACCCCGTGACCATTTCTTTT
This region includes:
- the Dclk1 gene encoding serine/threonine-protein kinase DCLK1 isoform X10, which gives rise to MLELIEVNGTPGSQLSTPRSGKSPSPSPTSPGSLRKQRDLYRPLSSDDLDSVGDSV